A single genomic interval of Shewanella psychropiezotolerans harbors:
- a CDS encoding SO_0444 family Cu/Zn efflux transporter, with the protein MLFANFIDLFLDSAPWLLLGLFLAGMLKMFVPMEWMQKQLGGHGFKTTVKAAILGAPLPLCSCGVIPAAVGLRRSGASKAATTSFLVSTPETGIDSVAVSYVLLGPFMAIVRPIAAVASAIVAGLLVGRDEDPLTDKGEGKTNSAKVSPGASSCCSSKKDNLEPKAKSSCCSSASKAGAKTESKAAPVVTMTPIAASESLLATPITSPMTNAESTSAPIGNTDSCCSSKTQTPEKESSCCSSAKSESAKASEGDDESCCESTKDIAAELRGTPVMSRIGKGLHFAATDLVRDITLWLLIGLFFAALVQTYVPADFMAQWGDGILAMLVMVVISVPMYICATASTPIAAGLLLAGVSPGAVLVFMLAGPATNIATLGVVTKELGKRALLGYLGGVLGVALVSGIIVNYLVETFGFVVMPQVGENHNLLPDVIVYSSGILLAILMAKVMLEKLPKNWWRRDCCS; encoded by the coding sequence ATGTTGTTTGCGAATTTTATTGACCTCTTTTTAGATTCTGCTCCCTGGTTGCTACTGGGGCTATTCTTGGCCGGTATGCTGAAGATGTTTGTGCCCATGGAGTGGATGCAGAAGCAGCTTGGTGGCCATGGATTTAAGACCACGGTCAAGGCGGCTATTCTAGGCGCTCCCTTGCCCTTGTGTTCATGCGGAGTGATTCCTGCTGCTGTTGGCCTACGACGCTCAGGTGCCTCAAAGGCTGCCACGACTTCCTTTTTAGTCTCAACCCCGGAAACCGGAATCGATTCTGTAGCGGTATCTTATGTGTTACTCGGCCCCTTCATGGCCATAGTAAGACCCATAGCGGCCGTCGCGAGTGCGATTGTTGCCGGACTCTTAGTCGGAAGGGATGAGGATCCGTTAACAGATAAAGGTGAGGGGAAAACAAATTCAGCAAAGGTAAGTCCTGGTGCTTCGTCTTGCTGTAGCAGTAAAAAAGACAACCTTGAGCCTAAAGCTAAGAGCTCCTGTTGTAGTTCTGCTTCTAAGGCTGGAGCTAAGACAGAGTCAAAGGCGGCTCCCGTCGTGACTATGACGCCTATAGCTGCCAGTGAAAGCCTGTTGGCGACTCCTATTACGAGCCCTATGACGAACGCTGAATCGACATCTGCGCCAATAGGTAACACAGATTCATGTTGTAGCAGTAAAACTCAAACGCCAGAGAAGGAATCTTCATGTTGCAGCTCAGCCAAGAGTGAGTCGGCTAAAGCTAGTGAAGGTGATGATGAAAGCTGCTGCGAGTCGACCAAGGACATTGCCGCCGAGCTTAGGGGCACGCCTGTGATGAGCCGTATCGGCAAGGGCTTACACTTCGCTGCGACTGATCTGGTACGAGATATCACGCTCTGGTTGTTGATCGGCCTGTTCTTCGCCGCACTCGTGCAAACGTATGTGCCAGCGGATTTCATGGCGCAGTGGGGCGACGGTATCTTAGCCATGTTGGTCATGGTGGTTATCTCTGTGCCTATGTATATCTGCGCCACCGCATCTACGCCTATCGCAGCGGGTTTGTTGCTGGCGGGAGTATCACCCGGCGCCGTACTGGTCTTTATGTTGGCAGGACCTGCGACGAACATAGCCACGCTCGGTGTGGTGACCAAGGAGCTGGGTAAACGTGCGTTATTGGGTTACTTAGGTGGTGTGCTCGGGGTCGCTCTGGTTTCTGGCATCATAGTGAACTATCTGGTTGAAACATTCGGGTTCGTGGTTATGCCTCAAGTAGGTGAAAATCATAATCTGTTGCCCGACGTTATCGTCTATAGCTCAGGGATCTTACTAGCCATTCTTATGGCGAAAGTCATGCTGGAGAAACTGCCTAAGAACTGGTGGCGCAGAGATTGTTGCTCATAG
- the zntR gene encoding Zn(2+)-responsive transcriptional regulator encodes MYRIGELAKQCEVKADTLRFYEKHGLLSPSSRTDSGYRIYTENDAERLRFILRAKAVGFTLAEISELLSIELDKSNWACADVKGMVDSKLAHVEAKIAELKYFQVSLQRLSDACCGGPESAEHCSILEALETNTDNIKCENHDHHHDDSQYTKNCQSKG; translated from the coding sequence ATGTATCGAATTGGAGAATTGGCTAAACAGTGTGAAGTGAAAGCCGATACCCTGAGATTTTATGAGAAGCATGGCCTGTTATCGCCATCTTCTCGCACAGATTCCGGTTATAGGATCTATACAGAAAATGATGCAGAGCGGCTGCGTTTTATTCTGCGGGCCAAGGCGGTGGGTTTTACCTTAGCCGAGATCAGCGAATTGCTCTCAATCGAGTTAGATAAATCGAATTGGGCGTGCGCCGATGTGAAGGGCATGGTGGATAGTAAACTCGCTCATGTCGAGGCTAAGATAGCCGAGCTTAAATACTTTCAGGTATCGCTGCAGCGATTATCCGATGCCTGTTGTGGTGGCCCCGAGAGCGCCGAGCATTGTTCCATATTGGAAGCGCTCGAGACCAATACAGATAATATTAAATGTGAGAATCATGACCATCACCATGATGATTCTCAGTACACAAAAAATTGCCAAAGTAAGGGTTAG
- the purH gene encoding bifunctional phosphoribosylaminoimidazolecarboxamide formyltransferase/IMP cyclohydrolase produces the protein MNNARPIRRALLSVSDKTGILEFAKALHAQGVELLSTGGTARLLADNGVPVIEVSEHTGHPEIMDGRVKTLHPKVHGGILARRGIDELVMEQNGIKPIDLVAVNLYPFAETVAKEGCTLADAVENIDIGGPTMVRSTAKNHKDTTIIVNTRDYDRVIKEMNDNEGSTTLETRFDLAIAAFEHTAAYDGMIANYFGTMVPAHSKDECPEDSKFPRTFNTQLIKKQDLRYGENSHQTAAFYVDTHIDEASVASAIQLQGKALSYNNIADTDSALECVKEFSEPACVIVKHANPCGVAIGSDLLDAYKRAYQTDPTSAFGGIIAFNGELDEKTANAILERQFVEVIIAPKVSQAARDAIAAKANVRLLECGEWGTKTKSLDYKRVNGGLLLQDRDQGMVAIDDLKVVSKRQPTAAEMKDLMFCWKVAKFVKSNAIVYAKNSMTIGVGAGQMSRVYSAKVAGIKAADEGLEVQDSVMASDAFFPFRDGIDAAAAAGISCIIQPGGSIRDEEIIAAADEHGMAMVFTGMRHFRH, from the coding sequence ATGAATAATGCCAGACCCATTCGTCGCGCGCTGTTAAGCGTTTCAGATAAAACCGGAATCCTTGAGTTTGCTAAAGCATTACATGCTCAGGGCGTAGAACTACTATCTACTGGTGGCACCGCCCGCCTTTTGGCTGACAACGGTGTGCCTGTCATTGAAGTATCGGAGCATACAGGACATCCGGAGATCATGGATGGTCGTGTCAAAACCTTGCACCCTAAAGTGCACGGTGGCATCTTGGCGCGCCGCGGTATCGACGAGCTTGTCATGGAACAGAACGGCATCAAGCCTATCGATCTTGTGGCAGTTAACTTGTACCCCTTCGCAGAAACAGTCGCCAAAGAAGGCTGTACTCTGGCTGATGCCGTCGAGAATATCGATATCGGCGGCCCGACCATGGTTCGCTCTACGGCTAAAAACCACAAAGACACCACCATCATAGTTAACACTCGGGATTACGATCGCGTGATCAAAGAGATGAATGACAATGAAGGCAGCACGACTCTTGAGACTCGTTTCGATTTAGCAATTGCCGCATTCGAGCACACTGCTGCTTATGATGGCATGATCGCAAATTATTTTGGGACTATGGTCCCTGCCCATAGCAAAGACGAGTGTCCTGAAGACTCTAAATTCCCACGTACTTTCAATACTCAACTCATCAAGAAACAAGATCTGCGCTACGGCGAAAACAGCCATCAAACGGCCGCTTTCTATGTCGACACTCATATCGATGAAGCCTCGGTTGCCAGTGCGATTCAGCTGCAAGGCAAGGCGCTGTCTTACAACAACATCGCCGATACCGATTCTGCTCTCGAGTGTGTTAAAGAGTTCAGTGAGCCGGCCTGTGTCATCGTTAAGCACGCCAACCCATGTGGTGTAGCCATAGGCAGTGATTTACTCGATGCCTACAAGCGTGCATACCAAACCGACCCTACTTCGGCCTTCGGTGGCATCATCGCCTTCAATGGTGAACTAGACGAAAAAACCGCCAACGCTATCCTTGAGCGTCAATTTGTCGAAGTGATCATCGCACCTAAAGTCAGCCAAGCCGCTCGCGATGCCATTGCCGCTAAGGCGAATGTTCGTCTGCTTGAATGTGGCGAATGGGGCACTAAGACTAAGAGTCTCGATTACAAACGCGTCAACGGCGGACTGCTTCTACAGGATCGCGACCAAGGCATGGTAGCAATCGATGACCTTAAAGTTGTCAGTAAGCGTCAACCCACTGCAGCCGAAATGAAAGATCTTATGTTCTGCTGGAAAGTGGCTAAGTTCGTTAAGTCTAACGCCATCGTTTATGCCAAGAACAGCATGACTATCGGTGTGGGCGCCGGCCAGATGAGCCGAGTCTACAGCGCAAAAGTTGCCGGCATCAAGGCCGCAGATGAAGGACTGGAAGTGCAAGATTCAGTGATGGCATCCGATGCCTTCTTCCCATTCCGTGACGGTATCGATGCAGCCGCGGCAGCTGGGATCAGCTGTATCATACAGCCAGGTGGTTCGATTCGTGATGAAGAGATCATAGCCGCAGCCGATGAACACGGCATGGCCATGGTGTTTACCGGAATGCGTCACTTCCGTCATTAA
- the purD gene encoding phosphoribosylamine--glycine ligase encodes MNVLVIGGGGREHALAWKAAQSAQVDTVFVAPGNAGTSIEPKLENLAINVEDIAALVAFAQDKQIELTIVGPEVPLAMGVVDAFNKAGLPIFGPTKGAAQLESSKAFTKDFLARHKIPTAAYSNFTEIEPAKAYVTEMTASTGFPIVIKADGLAAGKGVIIAEDQAQADAAIEDMLEGNKFGEAGSRVVVEEFLKGEEASFIVMVDGNNILAMATSQDHKARDNGDNGPNTGGMGAYSPAPVVTQAVHDWTINHVIRPTVDGMAAEGNVYTGFLYAGLMISPDGSAKVLEYNCRFGDPETQPIMMRLQSDLVELCLAATRGELDKVTAEFDSRAAVGVVLAAGGYPEAYRKHDVILGLNLGNNDAKIFHAGTSMKDGHVVTNGGRVLCATALGNTVTEAQASAYALVDTIHWDDVYFRTDIAYRAISRES; translated from the coding sequence ATGAATGTATTAGTTATAGGTGGCGGCGGTCGTGAACATGCACTTGCATGGAAGGCGGCGCAATCGGCTCAAGTTGACACAGTATTTGTCGCACCGGGTAATGCCGGCACCTCGATTGAACCTAAGTTAGAAAACCTGGCCATTAATGTCGAAGATATTGCGGCTCTGGTCGCTTTTGCCCAAGATAAGCAAATTGAGCTCACCATAGTGGGTCCGGAAGTGCCATTAGCTATGGGTGTTGTTGATGCTTTCAATAAAGCCGGCTTACCCATCTTCGGCCCGACTAAGGGTGCGGCGCAGCTGGAATCATCTAAAGCCTTCACCAAAGACTTCTTAGCTCGTCACAAGATCCCCACGGCAGCCTATTCAAATTTCACCGAAATTGAACCGGCTAAAGCCTATGTTACCGAGATGACAGCAAGCACAGGTTTTCCTATCGTGATCAAGGCCGATGGTTTAGCGGCGGGTAAAGGCGTGATTATCGCCGAAGATCAGGCTCAGGCCGATGCGGCTATCGAAGATATGCTCGAAGGTAACAAGTTTGGCGAAGCTGGTTCCCGCGTGGTTGTCGAAGAGTTCCTAAAGGGCGAAGAAGCCAGCTTTATCGTCATGGTTGACGGCAACAACATACTCGCTATGGCCACCAGCCAAGATCATAAAGCCCGTGATAACGGCGATAACGGCCCTAACACTGGCGGCATGGGCGCTTATTCTCCTGCGCCCGTAGTGACTCAAGCCGTACACGATTGGACGATAAATCATGTGATTCGCCCAACGGTTGATGGCATGGCAGCCGAAGGCAACGTCTATACCGGCTTTCTCTATGCTGGCCTGATGATCTCTCCTGATGGCAGCGCTAAAGTCTTAGAGTACAACTGTCGTTTCGGCGACCCTGAGACTCAGCCTATCATGATGCGTCTTCAATCCGATCTGGTAGAGCTTTGCCTCGCGGCTACACGTGGTGAACTAGATAAGGTCACTGCCGAGTTTGACTCGCGCGCAGCCGTAGGCGTTGTCTTAGCCGCGGGGGGATACCCGGAAGCGTATCGCAAACATGATGTGATCTTAGGTTTAAATCTTGGCAACAATGACGCCAAAATATTCCATGCCGGTACCAGCATGAAAGACGGCCATGTGGTGACTAATGGTGGCCGTGTGCTTTGTGCAACCGCCTTAGGTAACACAGTGACAGAGGCGCAAGCCAGCGCATACGCCTTAGTCGATACTATCCATTGGGATGATGTCTATTTCCGTACCGATATTGCTTATCGTGCGATTTCACGGGAAAGTTAA
- a CDS encoding SDR family oxidoreductase — protein MEGLTDKVIIITGASEGIGRALALALAPLGCKLVLSARNESRLLSLAHEVASQGHEPCIFVADVTSKSQCQQLVDTSIEYFGRLDILVNNAGMTMCSKFDDLIELDILERIMKVNYLGPAYLTHAALPELKRNQGQVVIVASVAGLTGVPTRSGYAASKHAVIGFFDSLRIELVDDNVAVTTICPDFVVSEIHKPALDSHGQPLGGSTVQESKILSAEECAKMMVPVISSRGRLLITSMRGRLGRLLKLFAPRLIDKIARSAAASGH, from the coding sequence ATGGAAGGCCTGACAGATAAAGTCATCATAATCACAGGAGCCTCTGAAGGGATAGGACGAGCGCTGGCACTCGCCTTGGCACCCTTGGGCTGTAAGTTAGTTTTGAGTGCGAGAAATGAGTCCAGATTACTCTCACTCGCTCACGAGGTTGCCAGTCAAGGACACGAGCCTTGCATTTTTGTCGCAGATGTCACCAGTAAGTCACAATGTCAACAACTCGTCGATACCAGTATCGAGTATTTCGGTCGCCTCGATATCTTAGTCAACAACGCGGGCATGACCATGTGCTCTAAGTTCGATGATCTCATCGAGCTTGATATTCTTGAACGTATCATGAAGGTTAATTACTTAGGCCCTGCCTATTTGACCCATGCAGCCTTACCCGAACTCAAGAGAAATCAAGGTCAGGTGGTTATCGTCGCCTCGGTAGCAGGCCTCACCGGGGTGCCTACCCGTTCAGGATATGCAGCCTCAAAACATGCGGTAATAGGCTTCTTCGATTCACTTAGAATCGAGCTTGTCGATGATAATGTCGCCGTTACCACTATTTGTCCGGATTTTGTCGTCTCTGAGATACATAAACCTGCCCTGGATAGCCATGGACAGCCATTAGGTGGTTCGACTGTGCAGGAGTCGAAGATACTCTCGGCGGAGGAGTGCGCCAAGATGATGGTGCCAGTGATATCCAGTCGAGGCCGACTACTTATCACCTCGATGAGAGGTCGTTTGGGGCGTCTGCTCAAACTGTTTGCGCCACGTTTGATAGACAAGATAGCAAGAAGTGCGGCAGCCTCCGGGCATTAG
- a CDS encoding sensor domain-containing protein has product MHIGKKLIVFVVGFCMPAMISVSYCLSMWFDHRVESLKLSTYNTELVTIQSQLDKDIKQLELLANIYAVPLSELSPIKRVTLDEAWRASRISEHLSLFYLNEGQLKPFSPLYDDVMSFELKPIPGYLSHGTSSHSGVYMDKGIGYIVSVVPIEPDRSVIMVRKLTAEYLSSYGLQGIVSRIIILDGAAPDLRANPIRDTSVLELPSLIYDKPVHLEVSFSDKAFNQVQLKYDLVSIGIVCVGILILIAGYIWLNLGFIRPFHRLMTQLEEIDPTAKTYTPLIGGGCSELVVMADRINTLLAKIFQLKERSKTTLESIAEAVILTDIKAKVVYLNPQAERLLGVKSPYAIGVTVDVLLKTDKSINEDLFKFMASRAQAPVLSKLKLQGESTRIMERSISNLLNHKQLVMGSVILLRDITQEELLKRKLRQRANFDPITFLLNRRAFEERLEEFSLGAQSIAICYFDLEQFKLINDSCGHSAGDRMLAMVARAMQSCLTQDEMLARLGGDEFGLAIRDHSALEVAQLAKRIVASVSMQVLRDNACHYKVGVSAGIAIARAPYISAKELLKDADIACLAAKSKGSNQVHFYDDKDKELICQRNAPMWAVRIGQAIEHNELLLYYQPIKGMGSGKHRQRMEILLRIQEPSGRILAPAQFIAAAERFKLMTDVDKEVIRKAFLWLSLHEDIWEDHCISINLSGNSLGAEGMVDYIIEQFERFAIPSECICFEITETSAIQNRNRAMDMLEYLRKLGFSFALDDFGSGFASYGYLKELPVDYVKIDGCFVKNLATNAKDYAIVKSIHDVCGVMGIETVAEFVENQDIIDKLQEIGINYAQGYAIGRPQPLSSYRPSRSVSQRLTA; this is encoded by the coding sequence ATGCATATAGGAAAAAAACTGATCGTCTTTGTTGTAGGCTTCTGCATGCCTGCAATGATTTCTGTTTCCTACTGCTTAAGCATGTGGTTCGATCATAGGGTCGAGTCTTTAAAGCTAAGCACTTATAACACTGAGTTAGTCACCATACAATCTCAGCTGGATAAAGATATCAAGCAGCTGGAGTTACTCGCCAATATCTATGCTGTGCCCCTGTCGGAGCTAAGCCCAATTAAGAGAGTTACCTTAGATGAAGCCTGGCGAGCGAGCAGGATATCTGAGCATCTCAGCCTCTTCTACCTCAATGAGGGGCAGCTAAAGCCATTTTCTCCACTCTATGACGACGTGATGTCATTTGAGCTCAAGCCTATTCCCGGTTATCTGTCACACGGGACTTCTTCCCATTCGGGTGTGTATATGGATAAAGGCATCGGCTATATAGTGAGTGTTGTGCCGATCGAGCCAGATAGGTCGGTCATTATGGTGAGGAAGCTGACCGCTGAATATCTATCGAGCTATGGCTTACAAGGCATAGTGAGCCGGATAATTATCCTAGATGGTGCCGCGCCAGATTTACGGGCTAACCCGATTAGGGACACCTCAGTCCTCGAGTTACCAAGCCTGATCTATGATAAGCCTGTGCACCTGGAAGTCAGCTTCTCTGACAAGGCTTTCAACCAAGTACAATTAAAATATGATCTGGTATCGATAGGCATCGTTTGTGTGGGGATATTGATACTCATTGCAGGTTATATCTGGTTGAACTTAGGGTTTATACGTCCTTTTCATCGCTTGATGACACAGCTGGAGGAGATCGATCCCACGGCTAAGACTTATACGCCTCTGATAGGGGGTGGTTGCTCCGAACTCGTGGTGATGGCTGACAGGATTAATACCTTGTTGGCAAAGATTTTTCAACTGAAAGAACGTTCAAAAACCACCTTAGAGTCGATTGCCGAAGCTGTGATATTGACCGACATAAAGGCCAAGGTGGTGTACTTAAATCCTCAGGCGGAGCGGTTACTCGGGGTAAAGAGTCCCTATGCTATAGGGGTAACAGTCGATGTATTGCTTAAAACAGATAAGAGTATCAATGAAGATTTGTTCAAGTTTATGGCGAGTCGAGCACAGGCCCCGGTACTGAGTAAACTCAAGCTGCAAGGCGAATCGACACGGATAATGGAACGCAGCATAAGTAACCTGCTTAATCATAAGCAGTTAGTGATGGGAAGCGTTATTTTGCTCAGAGACATCACTCAGGAGGAGCTGCTCAAGCGTAAATTACGTCAGCGAGCCAACTTTGACCCGATCACGTTCCTGCTTAACCGCCGGGCTTTCGAAGAGAGGTTAGAGGAATTTAGCCTTGGCGCTCAATCGATCGCTATTTGCTATTTTGACTTAGAGCAGTTTAAGTTAATTAATGATTCTTGTGGCCATAGCGCGGGAGACAGGATGCTGGCCATGGTGGCCAGAGCGATGCAATCTTGCCTGACTCAAGATGAGATGCTAGCCAGACTAGGTGGTGACGAGTTTGGCTTAGCCATCCGGGATCATAGCGCCTTGGAGGTGGCTCAGTTAGCCAAACGTATAGTTGCCAGTGTGTCGATGCAAGTGTTGCGGGATAATGCCTGCCATTATAAGGTCGGTGTCAGTGCCGGGATCGCCATAGCCAGGGCGCCTTACATTTCGGCGAAAGAGCTATTGAAAGATGCCGATATTGCCTGTCTTGCCGCAAAAAGTAAGGGAAGTAATCAGGTTCACTTCTATGATGATAAAGATAAAGAACTGATCTGTCAGCGTAATGCGCCTATGTGGGCGGTAAGAATTGGTCAGGCGATAGAGCACAATGAACTCTTGCTTTACTATCAACCTATTAAAGGTATGGGCTCGGGCAAGCATAGACAGCGGATGGAGATCTTGCTGCGTATTCAAGAGCCCAGTGGACGAATATTAGCTCCGGCGCAATTTATTGCCGCCGCTGAGCGCTTTAAATTGATGACTGATGTTGATAAAGAAGTGATTAGAAAGGCTTTTCTCTGGCTATCTCTGCATGAAGATATCTGGGAAGACCACTGTATCTCTATTAATCTATCGGGCAATAGCCTAGGCGCTGAGGGCATGGTGGATTACATTATCGAGCAGTTCGAGCGTTTCGCCATACCCAGTGAGTGTATCTGTTTCGAGATCACCGAAACCAGTGCGATTCAGAACCGAAATCGGGCCATGGATATGCTTGAATACCTGAGGAAGTTGGGTTTCTCTTTCGCGTTAGATGATTTTGGTAGTGGCTTCGCCTCCTATGGTTACCTCAAGGAGCTGCCTGTTGACTATGTGAAGATAGATGGTTGCTTCGTGAAAAACTTAGCCACTAATGCGAAAGACTACGCCATCGTTAAGTCTATCCACGATGTCTGTGGTGTTATGGGCATAGAGACCGTTGCTGAATTTGTGGAAAATCAAGATATTATCGATAAATTGCAAGAGATAGGAATTAACTACGCCCAGGGTTATGCCATAGGACGCCCCCAACCTCTGTCCAGTTATCGGCCCAGCAGATCGGTATCTCAGCGTCTGACAGCATGA